One genomic window of Pocillopora verrucosa isolate sample1 chromosome 8, ASM3666991v2, whole genome shotgun sequence includes the following:
- the LOC136283176 gene encoding uncharacterized protein has protein sequence MTVLWLLQFSIVTLQIVLGILFALAKGDFCGSVFDTQMDHALAGHVVYTTVVVDEFECQLKCMGNNRCKSINVHPSDSIGQRICELNDKTRQIKPEDFRQRIGSTYYSSAQTSCMDISREQRRPTKSAQCHPGYQGTRCQMPPVVRVFIRSEGCKDLGITANTCGIAYIKVNGKDYSPHIRGHNVVVINATTGTVLGAKGFDTHANSFAGIHLRDYLNGIKGEKIVLVAIQDEGSTYISPAIDALKRLGATDDLLNLTEFRGSFALVGFAGVNRPSWIAQQNAKRERGPSEISLTIPSSEAIKGLYYNQPGHSCKDIRDSVYSVGDGEYWIDPEKNGNPLKVYCDMTTDGGGWLLVSNVVVVNPSSPQLWIASSYREIRNCHWNKTLFITENAMKELRTHLSFTQLRFHCNKQKGRMIHVTTAANSSGEAVVQYFSGQTDRRPLACGSFNRMKDDNSNITGVCHQWQSQQWGHPPSAKGTLTYHAFYVPYKYHWLLVPGNQRWECDDYISNRFFALSSGDFWKVFVR, from the exons ATGACTGTTTTATGGCTGCTCCAGTTTTCCATTGTGACTCTTCAAATCGTCCTCGGAATCCTGTTTGCCCTGGCAAAAGGAGACTTTTGTGGAAGCGTTTTCGATACTCAAATGG ATCATGCATTAGCAGGTCATGTTGTGTATACGACTGTTGTTGTGGACGAGTTTGAATGTCagttaaaatgtatgggaaacaACCGTTGCAAGTCGATCAATGTTCACCCCAGTGACAGTATTGGACAACGTATCTGTGAGTTGAATGATAAAACGCGGCAGATAAAGCCAGAGGATTTTAGACAAAGGATAGGATCTACATACTATAGCTCTGCTCAG ACTTCCTGCATGGATATTTCTCGTGAGCAAAGGCGACCCACTAAGAGCGCTCAGTGTCATCCGGGATACCAAGGAACACGGTGCCAAATGC CTCCCGTGGTGAGAGTATTCATCCGCAGTGAAGGTTGCAAGGATCTGGGAATTACAGCAAACACTTGTGGCATTGCTTACATCAAAGTGAATGGCAAAGATTATTCTCCACACATCAGAGGCCATAACGTGGTTGTTATCAACGCTACCACAG gtACTGTTCTAGGAGCCAAAGGATTTGACACTCATGCGAATAGTTTCGCTGGTATTCACCTGAGAGATTACCTTAACGGAATCAAAGGAGA aaaaatcgTTTTGGTCGCCATTCAAGATGAAGGCTCGACATACATATCACCAGCGATTGACGCTCTAAAAAGACTTGGCGCCACCGATGACCTACTCAATCTGACAGAGTTCAGAGGATCTTTTGCTTTGGTGGGATTCGCCGGTGTGAATAGACCATCTTGGATTGCACAACAAAATGCCAAGCGAGAAAGGGGACCCAGTGAGATATCTCTGACAATCCCATCATCAGAAG CTATCAAAGGCTTATATTACAATCAGCCTGGCCATTCCTGCAAGGACATCCGGGACTCCGTATATTCCGTTGGAGATGGGgagtactggatcgaccctgagaagaacGGAAACCCTTTAAAGGtctactgtgacatgacaactgacggGG GAGGCTGGCTTCTTGTTTCCAACGTTGTGGTAGTCAACCCGTCCTCGCCACAGCTTTGGATTGCGTCATCATACCGTGAAATCCGCAACTGCCACTGGAACAAAACGTTGTTCATCACAGAAAATGCCATGAAAGAACTGAGAACACACTTGtctttcactcagctgagattccactgcaacaaacaaaaaggacgAATGATCCACGTGACCACAGCTGCaaacagctctggtgaagctgtagttcagtacttcagcggtcagacggATAGGCGACCTTTGGCGTGTGGCTCgtttaatagaatgaaagatgatAACTCCAATATAACTGGAGTCTGTCACCAATGGCAGAGCCAGCAGTGGGGTCACCCACCGTCGGCAAAAGGGACATTGACCTACCACGCCTTTTATGTCCCTTACAAATATCACTGGTTGTTGGTTCCTGGAAATCAAAGATGGGAGTGTGACGACTATATTTCTAACAGATTTTTTGCGCTGTCCTCTGGCGATTTCTggaaagtctttgttcgttaa